DNA from Sorangium aterium:
ACGGGTGCTCGCGGGGCGCCGCCGACCAGTACGTCCTCGATTACGCCCGCACCTTCGGCCTCCACGCCGCGGTGCTCCGGGTGAGCTGCGTCTACGGACCCCCGCAGTTCGGCAACGAGGACCAGGGGTGGATCGCCCACTTCGTCGCGCGCGCCATCCGCCGCGACCCGATCACCCTCTACGGCGACGGGCTGCAGGTCCGCGACGCGCTGTTCGTCGAGGACCTCGTCGACGCCCTCCTGCGCGCGCGGCGCGCGCTCAAGCCCGCCTCGGGCCGCGCCTTCAACATCGGGGGCGGCCCGGACACGGCGGTGAGCCTCGTCGAGCTGCTCGATCTGCTCGCGGAGCTCGACGGGCGCCGCCCGGTCGTCTCGCTCGCCGCGTGGAGGGCCGGCGATCCGCGGTACTACGTCTCCGACTGCCGCGCCTTCCAGGCGCTCACCGGCTGGGCGCCGCGGGTCGCCCTGCGCGACGGGCTGCGCGCGCTCTATCAATGGCGCCTCGGCGTCGAGGCGCGCCTCGGGGCCGTCTACGCGGACATCCCCGCGTCTGTCCGGATGGACCGGCTGGAGGCCGCCTCGTGAAGGTCGCGCTGGTCAACCCGCCCTGGACCTTCCACGGCAGCGTCTACCTCGGCTGCCGCGAGCCGCACCTGCCGATCGAGCTCGGGTACGCCAGGGCGCTGCTCGAGCGCGCGGGCCACGAGGCCGCGCTCGTCGACGCCCAGGCGCGCGGGATCGACCTCATCGCGCTGCGCGCCGAGGTCGCGGCGCTCCGCCCCGACATGACGGTGATCGCCACGGCGCCGAGCTACCTCTCGTGGCGCAGCCCCCCGCCCGAGCTGCGCGTGCCCATGGCGGCGGTCGCCGCGCTGCGGGGCCACGGCGGCCTCCTCGTCGCCGTCGGCCCTCACGGCTCCGCGACCCCGCGCGCGGCGCTCCGCAAGCTCGGCGTGGACGTCATCGTCCTCGGCGAGTGCGAGGAGATCCTCGTCATGCTCGCCGGCGCGACCGAGTCGCGCTTCTGGCAGATCCCGTCGATCGCCTACCGCAGGAACGGCATCGACCACGTGCAGGGGGGCCCCTACGCCGCCTGCCTGAGGACGCTGCCGGCCCTGCGGTGGGACGGCGCGACGATCGCGCGGCACGTCCACCACCACCACCGCTTCGACGCCGTGCCCGACGGGCCGAGCGCCGAGATGGAGACCTCGCGCGGCAGCCCCTGCCGCTGCGCCTCCTGCGCCAGGGACGGCGCGCGCGACAGGCTCCGGAAGCGCCCGCTCGCGACGGTGCTCGACGAGCTCGACGCGCTCCTCGCCGAGGGCGTGCGCCACGTCTATTTCATCGACGAGCGCTTCCTGCCCGACCGGGCCCTGCTCGAGGAGCTCTGGGCGCGGGACGTGGTGTTCGGCGTCCAGCTCAGGATCGACAGCTGGTCGCGCGAGATGCTCGATCTCCTCGGCCGCGCGGGCTGCGTCTCGATCGAGGCCAGCGTCGAGCGCCCGTCGATCGAGGGGATGGACCCGCTCACCAGGCGGTGCAGCGCGTCGACCGAGGAGCTCACCGCGCTGCTCGTCCACGCCCGGCGGAGCGTGCCCTTCGTGCAGGCCAACCTGAGCGACGCGGGCTCCGGCGATCCGGCCGAGACCGCGTCGTGGCGGCAGCGCCTCCTCGGGCTCGGCGTGTGGGCCAACGAGCCGGTCCCCGCGTTCCCGTACCCCGGCTCCCCCGCGTACACCCGGCGCTGGGGGGCGCCGGACGACGGCGCCTGGGAGCGGGCGCACGCCCATTATATCGCCGAGCACCGGACGTTCGGGGATCTGCCGGACAGCCGGCCGCTGCCGCTCACGGAGCTCGAGCATGGCGCGCGTTGACCGCGGATCCCCGGGCGCCGCGGCGCCGCGGCCCGGCCGGGTGCTGATGACGGCCGACACGCAGGGCGGCGTGTGGACGGTCGCGATCGAGCTCGCGCTGGCGCTCTCTCGCGCCGGCGTGGCCACGGTGCTCGCGATCATGGGCGGGCCGCTGTCGCCTGCGGCGCGCGCGGCGGCCGCCGCGATACCGGGCCTCGAGCTCGTCGAGAGCGCCTATCGGCTCGAATGGATGGATGACCCGTGGGACGACGTCGCGGCCGCCGGCGACTGGCTGCTCGACCTCGAGGAGCGGGTGCGGCCGGACCTCGTCCACCTGAACGGCTACTGCCACGCGGCCCTGCCGTTCCGGGCGCCTCGCGTCGTCGTCGCGCACGCCTGCGTGCTGTCGTGGTGGCGCGCAGTGCACCGCCGGCCGGCGCCGGTCCGCTACGAGCGCTACCGCGCGCGGGTCGCCGAGGGCCTCCGGGCCGCGGACGCTGTCGTCGCGCCGAGCGCGGCGATGCTGAGCGCCCTCGCGGGCGAGTACGGCGCGCTCGGCCTGGGCCGCGGCCATGTCATCCCGCACGCGCGCGACCGCAGGCGGTTCGCGCCGGCGCCGAAGGAGCCGTTCGTCTTCGCGGCCGGCCGGCTCTGGGACGAGGCCAAGAACCTCGCGGCCCTCGAGAAGGTCGCGCCCCACCTCGCGTGGCCCGTGATCGTGGCCGGGAGCGACGTCGCGCCGGGCGGCGTCGGCCGCCGCGCCGGGGAGAGCCTCTGCTCCCTCGGGTGGGTGGACGAGCCGGAGCTCGCGTGGTGGATGTCGCGCGCCGCGATCTACGCCTCCCCGGCGCGGTACGCGCCGTTCGGCATGGCCACGCTGGAGGCCGCCCTCTCCGGCTGCGCGCTCGTGCTCGGCGATCTGCCCAGCCTGCGCGAGGTCTGGCGCGACGCGGCCCTCTACGTGCCCGCGGACGACGCGCGCGCGCTCCACGCCGCGCTCGACCACCTCGTCCGGGACGCCGCGCGCCGCGAGGCGCTCGGCGCGCTCGCCCGCCGGCGCGCGGTGCGCTTCAGCCCGCGCGCCATGGCCCGCCGCTACCTCGACGTCTACGCCGTCGCGCTCGCCGCCCGCCCGCCGGCCCCCCGGCGGGTCTGCCCTCCGTCGTCGCCTTCACCCTGCGGGACACCATGCGAATAGCCCTCTTCTGCCACTCCTTGCTCTCCGACTGGGACCACGCGGACGCGCACTTCCTCCGCGGGATCGCGGCCGAGCTCGACGCGCGCGGCCATGACGTCCTCGCCTTCGAGCCCGAGGACGCCTGGAGCGCCCTGGGCCTCGTCGCGGCGTACGGCCCGGACGCGCTGCGCGAGGCCGCGGCCGTCTATCCGCGCCTCCGCCCGCGCCGTTACGCGCTCTCCACGCTGGACCTCGACGCCGCGCTCGCCGGGGTCGACGTCGTGCTCGTCCACGAGCGGAGCGACCCGGAGCTCGTGCGGCGGCTCGGCGAGCACCGCGCGCGCACGGATCGTTATCGCCTTTTCTTTCACGACACGCACCACGGGCTCATCACCGATCCGGCCGCGATCGTGCGGCGCGATCTCTCGGGGTACGACTGCGTGCTCGGCTTTGGAAAGAGCGTTTGCGATCTCTACCTGAGCCGCGGCGTCGCGCGGCGCGCTGTGGTGTGGCACGAGGCCGCGGACGTGCGCCTGTTCCGGCCGCTGCCCGGGGTCGAGAAGGAGCGCGATCTCGTGTGGATCGGCAACTGGGGGGACGGCGAGCGGACGGCGGAGCTCCACGAGTTCCTCGTCGAGCCCGTGAGGGCGCTCGGGCTCCGCGCGCGGGTCCACGGCGTGCGTTACCCCGATCGCGCGCTCTCGGCGCTCGCGGACGCTGGCATCGAGTACGCCGGCTGGCTCCCCAACCACCGCGTCCCGGACGCCTATGCGCGCGCCCGGATCACGGTGCACGTCCCGCGGCGGCCGTACGCCGCGTGGCTCCCCGGCATCCCCACGATCCGGCCGTTCGAGGCGCTCGCGTGCGGGATCCCGCTCGTGAGCGCGCCGTGGACCGACGTCGAGCGCCTCTTCTCGCCTGGCCGGGACTACCTCGTCGCGCGCACGGGCGCGGAGATGACGGAGCACCTCCGCGCGCTCCTCTCGGACCCGGAGTTCGCGCGCGGCGTCGCCGAGCACGGGCGCCGGACGGTGCTCGCGCGCCACACGTGCGCGCACCGCGTGGACACGCTCCTCGACCTGATCGACGAGCTGCTCTTGCTGCCGTGTTACCGGCTCGGCGAGGCGGCGGACGACGACGTGGAGCGGAGCGGCCCTGCGTCCGGCGTTCGCCGCTGCGACCCGGGCCGCTACCGGAGCCCGCTCGCGTGAGGCGCTGCGCGGCGCAGGGCGGTCTCGGCGGTTCTCGAGGGGCGGTGTTGCGACGACGGAGGTGTTCCGATGGGTGACGCGAACGGGAGGACGGTGGGGAGCGGCATGCGCGTCCTGGTGATGGGGGGCGCCGGCTTCATCGGCTCGCACCTGTGCGAGCGGCTCCTCGTGGACGGCCACGAGGTCATCGCGCTCGACGATTTCTCGACGGGCTCGCCGGCCAACGTGGCTCACCTGATGCGCAGCAGCCGCTTCTGGCTTGTCGAGCACGACGTGGCCCTGCCGTTCGATTACGAGGTCGACAGGGTCTACCACCTGGCGTCGCCGGCGAGCCCTGCGCGCTGGCGGGGCGATCCGGTGCGCTCCACGCTCACGAACGTGATGGGCACGCTGCACGCGCTCCTGTGCGCCGAGCGGCACGGCGCGCGGCTCTTGCTGGCGTCGTCGAGCGATGTGTATGGCGATCCCGACGTCGACCCGCAGCCGGAGAGCTACCTCGGGCGGGTGGATCCGGTCGGCGTGCGCGCCTGTTACGACGAGGGCAAGCGCTGCGCGGAGGCGCTGGTGATGGCCTTTCACCGTCAGGGGCGTGCGTCGGGGCGGATCGCGCGGATCTTCAACACCTACGGGCCGCGGATGGCGATCGACGACGGGCGCGCGGTGAGCAATTTCATCGCCCAGGCGCTCCGGGGGGAGGAGCTGACGGTGTACGGGAGCGGGTCGCAGGCGCGGAGCTTCTGTCACGTCGACGACCTGGTGGAGGGATGTTTGCGGCTGATGGAGCACCCGGCGGAGGTGGGGCCCGTCAACCTGGGGAATCCGGTGGAGGTGACGGTGCTCGAGCTGGCGCAGGAGATCGTGCGGCTCACGGGGAGCGCGAGCCGGATCGCGTTCCGCCCGCTGCCGGAGGGGGATCCGATGCGGCGGCGCCCGGCGATCGATCTGGCGCGGCGGGCGCTGGGGTTCGAGCCGCGGGTGCCGCTCCGGCAGGGGCTCTACGCGACAATACAGAGCTTCCGGCGCGCGATGGCGGGGCTGGACGAATGCGCGCGGCGAGGGGAGCCGGCGATGGCGAGCTGACGGATTGCCGCCCAGCGATTGCGGTGTCGGGGGAGGAGCGGGCGCCTCGAAGCGCACGATTGCCACGTGTGCTCCTCGGCCGCATCGGTTGCGATGCGGCGCATTACGCTGATAGCCTCGCTCACCGTGAGCGGTTGGGCCGAAGCTCGGGAGGGGTGGAGCCGCGACGTCCGCGTCGTGCGCCGGCGCGCTCGTCTGGCGATTGCCGGGCTGATCGCGATGGGGGCGGTGGCGGCGTTCACGGCGCTGGTCGGGGCGTGGCACGTCGTGTTGCTCGGCTCGACGGACGTCTCGGCGCCGACGTGGCGGCTCGCCAACACGCTCCGTGAGGTCGGGGGTTTGCTCGAGCTGGGGCTCGGGCTCCTTGCGAGCGTTGTGTTCCTGCGCTGGCTCTCCAGGACAGTCGCGCTGGCGGGCGAGCTGGATCCGGTGCGGGGGTTTCACTGGACGCCGTCCGAGGCGGTCCTGGGATTCTTCATTCCCCTCGTGAACCTGGTGCAGCCGTACAGGGTGCTGCGCGATCTGCACGACGGCCTTGCTCCGGCGGGGGTGCCCGAGCCTGCGCCGCGACCTCTCCTGGACGGCGGGGGTGGTTACCGGCGCGTCGAGGTGGCGCGCGCCCCACGGGCCGGCGCGGTGCACCATGCCGCGCTCGGCGCGTGGTGGGGGCTCTATGTCGCGAGCCGCGGACTCGGGTGGTTGGCCTCGTCCATGCCGGATCTGACCACGGCGGAGTTCATCCGGTCCCGGGTTGCGTTCATTGCGTCCGACGCGGCGTCGATCGCTGCTGCGTGCCTCGCAGTGCTGATGGTCCGGGCGATCGACAGCCGGGTCGCGGAGCGCCATCGAAGGTTGGCGTACGCCTCCGAAGACGAGCTCGACCAGCTCCTCGTGGAGCGCGATCTCCAGCTGCGGCGGGACATGGCGAAGATCGCCGACTTCGACGATCGCGAGTAGGGCCCGCGCCTCCCGGCTGAGACCTCTCTCGGCGTGGCGGCTTCAGAGCGGCGGTGTTGCACCCGTTGCACCCGTTGCACCCGGTTGCACCCAGGCCGGCCCCGGCGTCGGGCCTCCGCGAGCATGGCAGCCACGAGGCGGTGTGGCGGAGCAGCCCAGGGGCGAGCGGGGCACCGGAAAAACAGCCGAATTCACACCCGGCATGGCTGTTGCTCAATGGCATTGCGTCGCGACGACACGATGAACGGGGGCGCTGAAGAGCGCCCGATCTGTCGCGCTGACCATCGCAATTTTCTTCTTCGTGAGGAGCAAACTATGTTGATCCGTAATACGTGTGCGGTCGTTCTGGCTTCGCTGCTCGGGTTCGGGTGCGCCGTCGACGCTGGGGACACGGGCGATCTCGATGAGGATCGCGTGGAGCTCGACGGCGCCGCGGACGAGGGGGCCGTCGGGAGCGACGCCGAGGCGCTCGCCGTCGGCGCGCCGCGGCGGCGTGCGAGCTTCAGCCAGCATTACGGCGGGAACATCGTGGAGGAGGACCATTACCCGGAGTTCGGCGGCATGTGCGCTCCTGGGTATGAGCGGGTCAGGGTCGACGTGAGCTGGAACGGGAACGGAGCCTGCGAGTTCGCCGGCTGGGTCAACCCTGGCAATCCGGCCGACTGTCGCGCGAGGCTCCATGTGCACACGAACGCCTTCTGGGGCGGAGGAACGTGCACGGCCACGAGCTTCGAGGCGCGCAGCAACCTCTACACCTGCGCCGGCAGGACCAGGAATTACTGCGGCGGGGCCGGCCCTCAGGACGCGGGTGGAGGCCCGGTGTGCTTCTGCGACAACCTGTGCACGGTGTCCGGGGATTGCTGCCCCGACTACCAGCAGGTGTGCCGCTGAACCACGCGCGTTACATGCGTATGTGAACGCGTTCACGTGCGCATGTGAACGCGTTCGCTCATTTCGATCACGTCAAATCTCGAAAAAAAACCAGCAGATGGGGGAGAGAAACCGCGAGGAGCGCAAGGGGAAAAGGGGAAGAGATTTCATCTCTGTTCCCTTGCGCCCCTCGCGCCCCTTGCGGTTTCTCTCCTGATTCAGCCGCGCGACAAGAGCACCGCGCTCTCCGCGAGCGCCTCATCGCCTTCGCGACGCCCGCTTCACGGCATCCCCAGCTGGCGATGGCACCGCGTGACGCGTTGGGATATACAATTAACAAAGCGTGCGCGCGGGGGAGCAATGATCACATTCCGTGTCTCGGTCAATGGAACGAAGGTGTGCACCGCGGGCGTCGGCCCGACCGGTGTTCTGACGATCATGGTCAGGCGGGTCGCCGGCTCTCCGGAGGCGCTGCTCAGGGACGGCGACGTGAGCATCTGCGGGTTGGCCTCCGACCGGCAAGAGTTTTTGGTGTGGCCTTCCCGCGCGCTCAGGGTCGGGGACGAGATCGGGATCGAGGTCCTCGACGCCGACACCGTCGACCCCCCCTTGAAACGCACGCCGAGCGCCGAGTCGTATCGCGCCACGCTGCTCCGCCAGGTCCGTACCGCGCTGGGCGCGTTCGCCGGGCCGATGCTGCGCGATCCACGAAGGCAACTCGCGACCATCTCCCGGAGCGCCCGGGACCTTCTCTCGAGGACCGCGACCGCGATGGCGCGCCGCGCTCTTCGTCCGCCTGGCGCGCGCGCAGAGCGCGCCGTCCTCGTCGAGCTGAATTCGCGGCGAGTCTGTGTCGCGGGGGTACCGCGCCGTGGTCATGTGATGTCCTTGATCACCTGGGCCGGACCTACGCGAAGCGACGTCCCCAGCCATTTCTGGTTCTCGGTCGGCGGGCGGGACTACCGCACGGACGAATGCCTGGACTGGAGTCGTCCGGCGCTGGCCGTCGGCGACCATCTATCCATCCGATTTGCCCGTTCGAGAGAGCAGGACGCGCCCGCGCGGAGACGTGGCCGCCCGCTGGCGCGGTAGGCCAACGCTTTCGTCGCGCTCGGCCAATGCGGGGGCGCGCTCGCGTCTTTATAAACGCCTCATGAACGACGGAGCTCCCGTCCGAAGGAGGCAGGACATGACACGTGAGTTGCATCGACGAGCGTTCGTGCGTGGGATGATCGCGGCGGCGTCGGCGGCGTGGCTCGGGCTCTCGCTCGGCTGTGGCGCCGACACCTCGGTGGACGCCGGCGACGCGAGCCCGGGAGCCCAGGCGATCGTCCGCAAGAGCGCCTCGGCGATGACCAGCGAAGAGATCGACAGGTTCGAGCGAGCCTACGAGTATGCCGTCGCGAGCGGCTTCTTCGACGTCTTCAACGACGAGCACTACGACCACCACCGGCATCGCCACCACGGCGCCGACCTGCAGGCCACCTCGCCGATGACCATCATGGTCATGGACGAAACGTCGGGCTACCGGCTCCTGCCGTGGCACCGGGCCTTCCTCCTCGAGGCGGAGCAGATGCTCCGCGCCGCCCTCCGCCAGCGAGACCAGGAAGAGGGCATGGACCCGAGCGAAGCCGATCTCCTGTTCATTCCGTACTGGGACGCGGCGCACGATCAGGACCTGCCGCACTGGGTCCACGGCTTCGAGCCCAAGGGCGGGACGGCCATCGTGCCGCCCGGCCTGCCCGAGGGGCACGCCGGGTACGGCAAGGCGGTGGGCGAGCGCTACGACATCGTCTTCGGGCGCTGGCCGGGCAAGAACCTGGTCTTCGATACGCTGCAGGCGCCCGAAGACGTCGAGCGCATACTCGCCGAGCGCACGTTCGCCGATTTCTACGATGCGCTCGACGTCACCCCCGAGCTCCGCATCGAGAACTATCCCAAGGCGCAGGCGGCGCTGGATGTGCTCGAGGTGAAGCTGCCGGACAGCGCGGCCGTCCAGACGCTCGTCGACGCTTTCGGCGGACCCCCGAGCAGCTCGCAGCAGGGCGCGGAGACGACCAATGCCCTCTTCGAGATCGGCTGGATCGGAGCCGTCGAGGCGCAGAAGGCGGCGCCGGACACCGAGCTCGTCGGTGCCGTCAAGGATGTTTACAGCCTCTTCAACTTCATGCCCCACGTCCGGATGCACCTGTGGGCGGGCGGGCTCGATCCGGCGAACGCGGACGTGCGCGGCACCGTGACGTATTTCAACGAGCTGACGGTGGATCCCGTGTTCTGGATGCTCCACGGCGAGCTCGATCGTTATTGGTATACGTGGGAGAAGACGCACGCGGACGAGCCGCCGCTCGAGGGCGACGACCGGAGCTTCAACCCGCTCACCGCGAGCGAGGGCGCCTGGTACGGCGGCGGAGAGACGTACACGCTCGACGATCTCACCGCGCACGACGCGCTGCCGTACGTCTACGATGTGCTGTTCGACGGGTGACGCGCCGCCGCGCGGGGGAGCTCTCGCGCTCGGCGCCCCGCGCCGCGGCGGTAGGCGGCCGGCGTCACACCGGTCCAGCGCTTGAAGGCGCGGTGGAACGTGCTCACCTCGGAGAACCCGAGAAGGAACGCGATCTCCGAGATCGCGTCGCGCGACTCGCTCAGGTAGCGCACGGCGAGATCGGCGCGCAGCCGATCGAGGACCGACGAGAGCGATGTGCCCTCCTCCTTGAGCCGCCGCTGGAGGCTGCGCGGGCTCATGCGCAGGCGCGCCGCGATCGCCGGCAGCCCCGGCTCGCCGTGGGCGAGCTCGGCCGCGATCGCGGCGCGCGCGCGCTCTAGGAAGCTCGCCTCGGCCGGCAGCGCTGCGGCCAGCGAGGCGAGGTGCTGGTCGAGCACCTCGCAGAGCAGGGGCTCGGCGTGCGCCTGGGGCCTCGCGAGGAGAGCGCGATCGATCACCAGCTCATCGTGGGCCTCCCCGAAGCGCAGGCCGGCGCCGAAGAGGCGGCGGTGCTCGTCGACGCGCCCGGGCGCGGCGTGGCGAAACCGCGCGGCGCGCGGGATGAACGCCGGGTCCGCGCCCCGCCTCGCGAGGACGACGAGGTTGCCAAGGAAGAACTCGACCGCGTGGCGCGAGGGCGCGGGGCTGCTCCGGGGCGGCTCGTGGCGGAGCAGGGCGACATCGCCCTCTATCCGGATGTCGAGGGAGGGGCCGATGGCCACGACGCGGAGGTAGCGGGCCGCGCGCGCGTAGGCTTCCCCGACGGTGGCGCTGCTCCGCACCGCGAACCCCAGCGCCCCGAGGCTGCCCACCGGCAGCCTCTGCGCGAGGCGCAGGCCGAAGCTGTCGTCGCGGACGAGCCGGGCGGCCTCGCTCCAGAGCCGGGCCTCGATCGCCCGCGGAAAGCGCATGTCCGGATCGGCGAGGTCCCCCGGATCGACCCCGGCGGCGGCGAGCAGCTCCGCGGGGGCCACGCCGTCGGCCGCCGCGCCGGCGACGACGGCCTGGAAGACCTTCACGGAGATGTCGCTCACGGCTCTCCGCGGAGCTGGGAAACATCGTGTTCCGTTCTCGATCGATAACGCGACACGGCGGCCTCCACGCCCGATCTCGAGCTGCTCAGAACGGGGATCCCGAGGTGACGGACCAGCTCGGCCGCGGGGGCCATCGACGCCTGGGCCAGAAGCACGAGATCGCCCGGGAGCGCCGTCGCCTCGATCGTCCCGGCGATCTCGCCGGCATAACCAGGATGGTCACCCCGCTCGAAGAGGCGCCACGCTCGCTCGCACAGGACGTCGACGACATCGATCGAGCGCCCCGCGTCGGAGGCTATCTGACCCAGCAACGCGCCGGTGGGCTGAAAGGTGCTCCGGAGCGCGGCCACGACGAGGATCCGGCGGCCGCTCGCGACGGCTTGCTCTGCCATCGGGCGATCGATCCGCATCACGAGACAGTCCGACACGGGGACAGCCTCCGCGACGCCGCCGAGCGTCGAGCAGGTGCACACGATGACCCTCGCGCCCTCGTTCGCGAGCGCCCGAACGACGGCGGCGGTGGCCGAGCGGATGCCGTCGGTGATCGCACCGGCCGCCAGCGCATCCGCGAGGAGGCTCTCCTGGACCTCATGCCGGACCAAAATCGAGTCGTCTGCGTCCCGGACGAGGCGGCTGAACGTCTCGACGTGGACGGGGGAAGTATGAAGAAATGCGAGCATGCTCCTCGGTGTCCGGAGGCGGCGTGCCTCGTCATGGGTCGATGAGCAGCCGCCTGGCGATCCTCTCATCGACGGCGTAGGGCCTCTCGCGAGGCAGCGATTTGGCCGCGCTGTCCGCGTGGCCGGC
Protein-coding regions in this window:
- a CDS encoding UDP-glucuronic acid decarboxylase family protein — protein: MGDANGRTVGSGMRVLVMGGAGFIGSHLCERLLVDGHEVIALDDFSTGSPANVAHLMRSSRFWLVEHDVALPFDYEVDRVYHLASPASPARWRGDPVRSTLTNVMGTLHALLCAERHGARLLLASSSDVYGDPDVDPQPESYLGRVDPVGVRACYDEGKRCAEALVMAFHRQGRASGRIARIFNTYGPRMAIDDGRAVSNFIAQALRGEELTVYGSGSQARSFCHVDDLVEGCLRLMEHPAEVGPVNLGNPVEVTVLELAQEIVRLTGSASRIAFRPLPEGDPMRRRPAIDLARRALGFEPRVPLRQGLYATIQSFRRAMAGLDECARRGEPAMAS
- a CDS encoding SDR family NAD(P)-dependent oxidoreductase, which gives rise to MPDHVLITGGAGFIGSHLADELLRKGEPVLVLDNLSRGFVERNVERLKGRHGAGVEVRVCDVRDEQAVSDAVRRASFVFHLAAQVAIARSVADPALDFEVNARGTLNVLEALRKLDRPPPLLFASTSKVYGALPDLPVERGEERYRPLCEGAREHGISESQPLDLRGPYGCSRGAADQYVLDYARTFGLHAAVLRVSCVYGPPQFGNEDQGWIAHFVARAIRRDPITLYGDGLQVRDALFVEDLVDALLRARRALKPASGRAFNIGGGPDTAVSLVELLDLLAELDGRRPVVSLAAWRAGDPRYYVSDCRAFQALTGWAPRVALRDGLRALYQWRLGVEARLGAVYADIPASVRMDRLEAAS
- a CDS encoding CgeB family protein — translated: MRIALFCHSLLSDWDHADAHFLRGIAAELDARGHDVLAFEPEDAWSALGLVAAYGPDALREAAAVYPRLRPRRYALSTLDLDAALAGVDVVLVHERSDPELVRRLGEHRARTDRYRLFFHDTHHGLITDPAAIVRRDLSGYDCVLGFGKSVCDLYLSRGVARRAVVWHEAADVRLFRPLPGVEKERDLVWIGNWGDGERTAELHEFLVEPVRALGLRARVHGVRYPDRALSALADAGIEYAGWLPNHRVPDAYARARITVHVPRRPYAAWLPGIPTIRPFEALACGIPLVSAPWTDVERLFSPGRDYLVARTGAEMTEHLRALLSDPEFARGVAEHGRRTVLARHTCAHRVDTLLDLIDELLLLPCYRLGEAADDDVERSGPASGVRRCDPGRYRSPLA
- a CDS encoding AraC family transcriptional regulator, which gives rise to MSDISVKVFQAVVAGAAADGVAPAELLAAAGVDPGDLADPDMRFPRAIEARLWSEAARLVRDDSFGLRLAQRLPVGSLGALGFAVRSSATVGEAYARAARYLRVVAIGPSLDIRIEGDVALLRHEPPRSSPAPSRHAVEFFLGNLVVLARRGADPAFIPRAARFRHAAPGRVDEHRRLFGAGLRFGEAHDELVIDRALLARPQAHAEPLLCEVLDQHLASLAAALPAEASFLERARAAIAAELAHGEPGLPAIAARLRMSPRSLQRRLKEEGTSLSSVLDRLRADLAVRYLSESRDAISEIAFLLGFSEVSTFHRAFKRWTGVTPAAYRRGAGRRARELPRAAARHPSNSTS
- a CDS encoding tyrosinase family protein, coding for MTRELHRRAFVRGMIAAASAAWLGLSLGCGADTSVDAGDASPGAQAIVRKSASAMTSEEIDRFERAYEYAVASGFFDVFNDEHYDHHRHRHHGADLQATSPMTIMVMDETSGYRLLPWHRAFLLEAEQMLRAALRQRDQEEGMDPSEADLLFIPYWDAAHDQDLPHWVHGFEPKGGTAIVPPGLPEGHAGYGKAVGERYDIVFGRWPGKNLVFDTLQAPEDVERILAERTFADFYDALDVTPELRIENYPKAQAALDVLEVKLPDSAAVQTLVDAFGGPPSSSQQGAETTNALFEIGWIGAVEAQKAAPDTELVGAVKDVYSLFNFMPHVRMHLWAGGLDPANADVRGTVTYFNELTVDPVFWMLHGELDRYWYTWEKTHADEPPLEGDDRSFNPLTASEGAWYGGGETYTLDDLTAHDALPYVYDVLFDG
- a CDS encoding TIGR04295 family B12-binding domain-containing radical SAM protein; the protein is MKVALVNPPWTFHGSVYLGCREPHLPIELGYARALLERAGHEAALVDAQARGIDLIALRAEVAALRPDMTVIATAPSYLSWRSPPPELRVPMAAVAALRGHGGLLVAVGPHGSATPRAALRKLGVDVIVLGECEEILVMLAGATESRFWQIPSIAYRRNGIDHVQGGPYAACLRTLPALRWDGATIARHVHHHHRFDAVPDGPSAEMETSRGSPCRCASCARDGARDRLRKRPLATVLDELDALLAEGVRHVYFIDERFLPDRALLEELWARDVVFGVQLRIDSWSREMLDLLGRAGCVSIEASVERPSIEGMDPLTRRCSASTEELTALLVHARRSVPFVQANLSDAGSGDPAETASWRQRLLGLGVWANEPVPAFPYPGSPAYTRRWGAPDDGAWERAHAHYIAEHRTFGDLPDSRPLPLTELEHGAR
- a CDS encoding glycosyltransferase family 4 protein, encoding MARVDRGSPGAAAPRPGRVLMTADTQGGVWTVAIELALALSRAGVATVLAIMGGPLSPAARAAAAAIPGLELVESAYRLEWMDDPWDDVAAAGDWLLDLEERVRPDLVHLNGYCHAALPFRAPRVVVAHACVLSWWRAVHRRPAPVRYERYRARVAEGLRAADAVVAPSAAMLSALAGEYGALGLGRGHVIPHARDRRRFAPAPKEPFVFAAGRLWDEAKNLAALEKVAPHLAWPVIVAGSDVAPGGVGRRAGESLCSLGWVDEPELAWWMSRAAIYASPARYAPFGMATLEAALSGCALVLGDLPSLREVWRDAALYVPADDARALHAALDHLVRDAARREALGALARRRAVRFSPRAMARRYLDVYAVALAARPPAPRRVCPPSSPSPCGTPCE
- a CDS encoding DUF4328 domain-containing protein codes for the protein MSGWAEAREGWSRDVRVVRRRARLAIAGLIAMGAVAAFTALVGAWHVVLLGSTDVSAPTWRLANTLREVGGLLELGLGLLASVVFLRWLSRTVALAGELDPVRGFHWTPSEAVLGFFIPLVNLVQPYRVLRDLHDGLAPAGVPEPAPRPLLDGGGGYRRVEVARAPRAGAVHHAALGAWWGLYVASRGLGWLASSMPDLTTAEFIRSRVAFIASDAASIAAACLAVLMVRAIDSRVAERHRRLAYASEDELDQLLVERDLQLRRDMAKIADFDDRE